In Athalia rosae chromosome 6, iyAthRosa1.1, whole genome shotgun sequence, one DNA window encodes the following:
- the LOC105688720 gene encoding WD repeat-containing protein 43: MASTCCSAFSPDGKYLAYCGSDGKLKIWDTATSLLKQEYVPNLHLSSPCSVLAWIPVSRQSNSNSTSPWKKRRRKSTTEEGEETGIVAMGSVNGNVILWDTATASVSKQLQNGHAGIITAITWSDSNGLFTSAEDKQIVEWNVKENGIKSKWKSGKHKITALTVLTNQNSLISASKIIKWWDLATKRLITSFTGHASEISLLNPITMKDDINYLVSGANGDRQLNVWALNKDNTDKNSVAILAMPDDPVSVSTHVNEESQIEVLAVTRSGTAHLFKHQPNGRSSKPLKPVLAVVIASNRGQKESSSQISILSGKIWEDSRLLLAYGSPLGMMFEKVVPDFSEKLQCLVRSERKKSTKQDREFSKLKATEVDGDVEYLVAGTPTTLKRNRGSAAGLQLPMEIRLENLSLKTSTNTPGETPTKATNMAQLLMQGLQSKDKVILREVLMRRDETLIKNTVAGMPVQTIVPLLKELTAMLQGKLYVSKITITWLKILVQTFAGHLLSYPDIGDLLGPILGTVDEKVNLLPQLCRLKGRLALVTGQISQASQKQDKLNEPSLLVYQEPDSSDDDSEVEELPSGSESDEIWEEASDEDMNQDADIANDQHDDDNISMSD, from the exons ATGGCGAGTACATGTTGCTCCGCGTTTTCTCCGGACGGTAAATACTTAGCGTATTGTGGCAGTgatggaaaattgaagatttGGGATACTGCTACGAGCCTATTAAAACAAGAATATGTACCAAATTTACATCTGTCATCACCCTGCAGTGTCCTCGCATGGATCCCAGTTAGCCGTCAATCAAACAGCAATTCG ACTTCTCCATGGAAGAAGCGCAGGAGAAAATCTACAACGGAAGAAGGGGAGGAGACAGGGATAGTCGCTATGGGTTCGGTTAATGGAAATGTTATTTTATGGGATACCGCAACAGCCTCTGTTAGTAAACAGCTACAGAATGGTCACGCAGGAATTATCACGGCCATCACTTGGTCAGATTCTAATGGTTTATTCACATCAGCCGAAGATAAGCAAATCGTTGAATGGAATGTTaaagaaaatggaataaaatcgaaGTGGAAATCTGGAAAGCATAAAATCACAGCCCTAACTGTCCTGACCAATCAGAATTCGCTCATTTCTGCTAGTAAGATCATCAAGTGGTGGGACCTTGCTACCAAACGTCTCATTACAAGCTTTACCGGTCATGCTTCGGAGATATCTCTGTTAAATCCTATTACAATGAAAGATGATATTAACTATCTTGTCAGCGGAGCCAATGGAGACAGACAACTCAACGTTTGGGCTTTAAATAAG GACAATACAGATAAGAATTCCGTAGCAATACTCGCAATGCCAGATGACCCTGTTTCGGTATCAACGCATGTTAATGAAGAATCACAAATAGAGGTTTTAGCTGTAACAAGATCTGGTACAGCGCATTTATTCAAACACCAGCCAAATGGACGAAGTTCCAAGCCTTTGAAACCAGTTCTTGCTGTTGTAATTGCATCGAATCGAGGTCAGAAAGAATCCTCGTCACAGATCTCAATCCTCAGTGGAAAGATATGGGAAGATTCAAGATTGCTTCTAGCATATGGTTCCCCCTTGGgaatgatgtttgaaaaaGTAGTTCCAGacttttctgaaaaattgcaatGTCTAGTGAGGTCAGAAAGGAAGAAATCAACGAAACAAGATCGAGAGTTTTCCAAGTTGAAAGCCACAGAGGTTGATGGAGACGTGGAGTATCTGGTCGCAG GAACACCTACAACCTTGAAAAGGAATAGAGGCAGTGCGGCTGGCCTACAATTACCAATGGAAATTAGATTAGAAAATCTTAGTCTCAAAACTTCCACTAATACACCTGGTGAAACGCCTACGAAAGCGACGAATATGGCGCAACTGCTTATGCAGGGATTACAAAGTAAAGACAAAGTTATACTCCGAGAGGTATTAATGAGGCGAGATGAAACCctaataaaaaatacagttGCGGGAATGCCAGTTCAGACAATCGTCCCTCTGCTGAAAGAGCTCACCGCTATGCTACAAggaaaattatacgt GAGCAAAATAACAATCACTTGGTTAAAAATATTGGTACAAACGTTCGCTGGGCATCTACTTTCATATCCAGATATTGGTGATTTATTAGGGCCAATTTTAGGGACTGTTGATGAAAAAGTCAACCTACTACCACAATTGTGCAGGCTGAAGGGTCGACTGGCTCTTGTGACTGGACAGATTTCGCAAGCGAGTCAAAAACAAGACAAACTCAACGAACCGAGCCTACTCGTTTATCAAGAACCAG ATTCCTCTGACGATGACAGTGAGGTGGAAGAATTGCCATCGGGAAGCGAATCTGACGAAATTTGGGAAGAGGCTTCCGATGAGGATATGAATCAAGATGCAGATATTGCCAACGATCAACACGATGACGACAATATTTCCATGTCCGATTGA
- the LOC105688721 gene encoding SHC-transforming protein 1, whose translation MSSGGGGSFISKPARGWLHSDNQVTKEGITYAVRYIGCLEVYTSMKSLDFETRSCVAKECINRVCEAAGLKSADKKRRVDRKVLKAIADKPRMEHAGANINLVISSCSLALSMLDSGTLIAKHDMPRISFASGGDTDTLDFVAYIAKNLKDWRACYVLECGGGLAQDVIATIGQAFELRFKEFLTKPSSVYTGLTASRDVDRDYYNDLPGKVPPDIGPPPVPPLPINASTLPNLKHHSNHNHGASSTTQSTSLTDTLTSNRGRQAQQWPETGNLIDLSSDTASALPSSSIVVEHNYVNDTVIAANREMRREQRDAFDMQPFNTAIPDVSKLSPQSQKQQLKREIWFHGSISRAEAESMLTKDGDFLVRESQGSPGQYVLTGMNGGTPRHLLLIDPEGVVRTKDRVFDSVSHLINDHCDNALPIISADSTLVLRYPVSRRTDQFNEGRK comes from the exons ATGTCTTCCGGAGGTGGTGGAAGTTTTATAAGTAAACCAGCAAGGGGCTGGTTACATTCAGATAATCAAGTCACAAAAGAAGGCATTACATATGCTGTCAGG TATATTGGATGTCTGGAGGTATATACATCTATGAAAAGCTTGGATTTTGAAACACGATCATGCGTTGCTAA agAGTGTATAAACAGAGTCTGTGAAGCAGCTGGGTTGAAATCCGCTGATAAAAAGAGGCGG GTTGATAGAAAAGTCCTAAAAGCAATTGCGGATAAACCTCGAATGGAACATGCAGGGGCTAATATTAATCTCGTAATAAGTAGCTGCAGTTTAGCGCTGTCTATGCTTGATTCTGGGACATTAATTGCCAAACATGATATGCCCCGAATATCTTTCGCATCTGGTGGGGATACG GATACCTTGGATTTTGTCGCATACATTGCTAAGAATCTCAAAGACTGGCGAGCCTGCTATGTTTTAGAATGTGGTGGAGGATTGGCACAAGATGTAATCGCGACAATTGGTCAAGCCTTTGAATTGAGATTCAAAGAATTCCTCACCAAGCCTTCGTCTGTCTA cACTGGGCTAACTGCTTCGCGAGATGTCGATAGAGACTATTACAACGATTTACCAGGAAAGGTACCGCCAGATATTGGTCCACCTCCCGTACCTCCCCTGCCAATTAATGCTTCGACATTGCCCAACTTAAAACACCATTCCAATCATAATCATGGAGCATCTAGTACTACACAATCCACTTCACTTACAGACACCCTCACGAGCAATCGGGGTAGACAAGCTCAACAATGGCCAG AAACTGGAAATTTGATCGATTTGAGTTCTGACACCGCGTCAGCATTACCATCAAGCAGCATTGTCGTCGAGCATAACTATGTTAATGATACAGTTATTGCTGCGAATAGAGAAATGCGACGAGAACAGAGAGACGCATTTGATATGC AGCCTTTCAACACCGCGATACCCGATGTTAGTAAACTGAGTCCACAATCGCAAAAGCAACAGTTAAAACGTGAGATTTGGTTTCACGGTAGTATAAGTCGAGCAGAAGCTGAATCTATGCTTACTAAG GATGGGGACTTTCTTGTTAGAGAATCCCAAGGATCTCCAGGACAGTACGTTCTCACAGGAATGAACGGCGGTACACCGAGACATTTATTACTCATAGACCCAGAAGGCGTT GTACGTACAAAGGATCGTGTCTTCGACAGTGTCAGCCATCTGATAAATGACCACTGCGACAATGCACTTCCGATAATATCTGCAGATAGTACTTTGGTACTTCGTTATCCAGTTTCCCGACGCACGGATCAATTTAACGAAGGTCGGAAATGA